From the genome of Phlebotomus papatasi isolate M1 chromosome 2, Ppap_2.1, whole genome shotgun sequence:
ccccgggtcatatatgaccctgttgtcctcaagggaagtgtacataccattttcaaaatctatatcacgggctttttaataaattaagtataatagcatagaattcactaattatgtctttttaatcttctttaaaacttttattctaattctacaaaaaaaatgtattatattttcgatatgttgaacaaattcaaaaaatccatacaGAGTACGaaacggacatctgtcatattgtctcccaatcatccggataacgcattttcattgcaacttttacgcaaattctcgattactgtattacagtagagcctcgctataggcaatatttggttccagatttgacacttgagtcgcactatagtccaggtcattttttaaaattatcaacgacttttaggacttttagtattgacattgctcgacggcttctacTTTCTttacgattgtggtacttgccctcgttctcttcattatggatcacaattatctcaactactcaataaagtttgccaaaaatattaaaataattatgacaacattgcaaacataacctaaataaaaaaaaaacataacctaacttaaaatcagtgttttgaaatcaacggtcgataaattgtgggcTATAGGACAATGACCTATAGCGGGGTTTTACTGTAGTGTTATTTTTCAAGCTgtgtatggaaaaaattttcactGGCTTCACCGACAAAgtgaaacacataacctcaaagtgatcGTTTCCGATCAGCTATCGTAAGTCACAGTCacagaatctcttttgctaTCCTTTTAGTGAAGCgttcaccaattttgacaggtgatcacttcacagtgttacagaattccccctctgattgattgaaaacatttacagtagagtctcttaaatctgaatctctcaaattcgaacgacgtttggattcaaaatgtcaattgtgggatgttaaaaaatttgtattcctggatgattgaaaatcatatttatttatgtacttcttcctgaatgtttacatacattatgatcgtgtAAAATAAAAGGAAGTACCtatatgttaccactaaaacttgtgagaaagtacgggaatttaattcaaagtacaatttaatctcacataaatttcgttggttttgaaaaaatcgttcgaatttgggaggtgagaaatgtcaaaaattccccctgagcgttcgaatttacagtagactctctctcaatcgggaatatggggcaaaatgtcatccggtttagcgatagaattgagcgtcaaagcctttgtaaattccacaaaaagcgctcaattataaagaatcacgataaaataggaaaaactacagcgaatttgagcgaattagcttcataattaaacgtgaaaattgtcaacaaaatttggcgcccgattgaaaaagagccgattgagtgagagtctactgtagaagaCTCTAGTCTactgtatacagtagactctcactcaatcggctctttttcaatcgggcgccaaattttgttgacaattttcacgtttaattatgaagctaattcgctcaaattcgctgtagttcttcctattttatcgtgattctttataattgagcgctttttgtggaatttacaaaggctttgacgctcaattctatcgctaaaccggatgacattttgccccatattcccgattgagagagagtctactgtatttattgtttttttcttgtaaaaaaagtattttaaatccaaaggtttaattaaaagtgaattatcgagttagtgcatgctgacttatttcagtattataattattttataaattttctttaatattttttgataattttttttatattatgtttctgaatgaaacagtgaataattctatggatttagaagatgTAAAAAAGACTTTCATCAGTTCAAaataagcgtttaagtagcactcttcggaaaacgatccggttaccCTACCTTACTATATACcaattttactaatttacttACCTAGAGACCCAAGAGTAGGATATTTCTTCCTTCAATGATTACCTCCCTGGGAGCCGGATGCATactaaaaaatttgaatttaaatttatagtACCTACGAATACCGTTTGGCGCTGTAGTCGCTGCGCTGCTTCCCCTCCACTCTGACATGTGTCTatttatttacataaaaaatagctgttgTTTGAGGtgctttttgtgatttttcgaggGTTTTCTCGCAATTTTCCACTGTAAAAGTGTATTTTCCGTGGCATAGCAATGCATTCCACTGGACTGCAGTGTGAGATTGTGCAAAAAAGTATAGAAAATGCGTAAAAGCGTGTTTGTTTGTTTTGGCTGAGTCCCGGACAAtttgtcagttttttttttttggagggtaTCCGGCTCTTTTCCAGCGGGCTGTTTGTGGTGTGATAAATTCCAAGTATGAATCCCACAAGTCTATATGTATCTGTGTCGCGTCTTGTCTTTCAAACGGACGCATTGGAGCAGAATTGGGGAGACCTTTTTAGGCTCATTCCCTATCTACGTCAATCTCTATCATGCTGCGTCTGCGGCAATCTCCTGATGGAACCCTATTCCCCTGACTCTCCATGCCAGCACCATGAGTGTAAGATGTGCATTGGCGGAAGGAAGAATCTAAAGCCATCTTGTACCTGGTGCAGGGAGTATCAGAAGTATGAGGAAAATGTTCAGTTGAGGATCCTGCTGCAGTGCTACAAAAGCCTGTGTGAGCATATCAAATCCTCGGGAATCTATCAGAATATGCAGAAGCAGCTTCAGGCAGCATCAATGGTTAATGGAAATAGTGCTGGTACCAGTTTAATTGACATCATTGAGGAAGGTGTGCGGTTTCAGGACAATTTCAAGAGTACAGCTGGACTAACCAAATCCGCCTATTCAATCCTGCCCTGTCTCTATACTTCCATCCCAGCCCCATCGACCATTCGGGAGACAAGTAAAGTGGTCGAAAGAGTCAGTGTTTGTCCCTCGACTGTCACTACGGCACCCTCAATGCCCAGTACTCGGCCCCAAATCCCAACTCCTCCCGTACAGCCAGCCATCAAGACAGTGTCAAATGGCTCAGCCATGTACTCGGTCTTGTATGCGGGAAATGGCAACAAGATAACCATCAAGCGTAAGACAGCTGAACCGGCACCCGCTCCACCGCCTCCTCCACCAGATCCCCAACAGATCCTCCCGCCTAAGGCCACCCTGCCGTGCTTCAAGAAGCCTCTACAGGTTAGTTTTCAAGAATACCTCCCTCCAATACTAGGTCAATCCGAAGGGCAACTTTGCAATAAACTTATCAAAATGTCCCAGGCTACGACAAAGGCAGCTGCCGCCGCGGCTAAAGCAGCCGCAAAGCGCAAGGGCTGCCGGTGTGGAAATGCAACAGCCACGCCGGGAAAGCTGACTTGCTGTGGACAACGGTGTCCGTGCTATGTAGAGTCCAAAGCATGCCTGGACTGCAAATGTCGCGGTTGCCGGAATCCTCACAGGCCGGATGGCTTCAAAGTGCGCCCGAGGATCCCAGAACTGGAAAATCTCGAGCTGAGTCTAGATGCAGCAACATCAATGCCTGACTTCAGTGGCCAGTCTACGGAAACTTTTCACACGATCGATCAGGAATGCACCATTGACCACAATCCACCCAGTCCAGTTGTCTTCACATCCACCAGCATCCAAGGGAACATTCAaggtaggaaaaattattttaaattcgttaaatatttaaaaaatttgattttcgtaaaaaaatgaaaatcggtgataagctcagataagcttatgccggcttcagactgggggtttagcccagttcccaaagatctcaaaaatctaaataacaagccattttattgatttttcaaaatctaatagaatatttgtcattaatattcaatcctaaacaacaatttcctaaaaaatcttgCCAAATAAGTGAAATGTATGAGACAAAGATGGGTCCAATGTACCATCCATTGGAGAATACCCacaaagaggtggcaaagtccATCAGGACTATGAAGTAGCGGTCCTGATGTTAGGATCAGAATTGTATATAAACCCAGGAAGAAATAAACGTTCAGTTCAGTTCACCCCAAACCAACCAGCTATTACTTCCACTCGGATGCCACATTTTGGCGACGAGAATAAAAgtctaaaaagtgtaaaatttgaagaaaaagttcGTGAGTGAATCTCGTGCGTGATGGCAAATTCCGCGACAGAGACTGCGTCAGCTGCATCGGGCTTCAACAAACCTCTGGTGGGGCAAATCGAAGAATTTTCCGCAGATGGTGATTTCAACGTGTATTGTGAGAGGATTGAGAACTTGTTCTATATGAACTCAGTCTCAGAAGATCGCATGAAATGCGCGATTTTCCTAAGCTTTGTGGGAGCGGAGACCTACAAGACTCTCAAGGCTGCAATATATCCAGAGGCTGTGAGATCCAAGACATACACGGAGATCATTGAGGTGCTAAAGGGAaaatttgcgccaaaaagaAGCATCATTGGCGAGCGGTTTGTTTTCTACAAGCGTGACCAACTGGAGGGAGAAACGATCTCAGAGTTCGTGATGGCTCTGCAGACCCTGGCAGAGACTTGTGATTTTGGGGAGTTCCTTCTCTGGGCGCTTCGTGATAGGCTTGTGATGGGCTTATCAAATGAACGCATCAAGGAAAAGCTCATTTCTCTGGATAAAGGGTTCGATGAATCTCTAAAAAGTGCTTTAGCCGCAGAGCTTACCAGCTCTAGTGTTGGGCTCATGAAAACCACAAAGGTGAACTTTGTTGGTAGAAA
Proteins encoded in this window:
- the LOC129801166 gene encoding E3 ubiquitin-protein ligase MSL2, whose product is MNPTSLYVSVSRLVFQTDALEQNWGDLFRLIPYLRQSLSCCVCGNLLMEPYSPDSPCQHHECKMCIGGRKNLKPSCTWCREYQKYEENVQLRILLQCYKSLCEHIKSSGIYQNMQKQLQAASMVNGNSAGTSLIDIIEEGVRFQDNFKSTAGLTKSAYSILPCLYTSIPAPSTIRETSKVVERVSVCPSTVTTAPSMPSTRPQIPTPPVQPAIKTVSNGSAMYSVLYAGNGNKITIKRKTAEPAPAPPPPPPDPQQILPPKATLPCFKKPLQATTKAAAAAAKAAAKRKGCRCGNATATPGKLTCCGQRCPCYVESKACLDCKCRGCRNPHRPDGFKVRPRIPELENLELSLDAATSMPDFSGQSTETFHTIDQECTIDHNPPSPVVFTSTSIQGNIQVLNVYSGSLSPASTTVPAILMSETPATSSSSISSISSASSSSTSSSTYALKDNYGLLNAVFAEEIVDSQDSLLTDDDSRGQPSEEDDMEQSDVEIDV